Within the Erigeron canadensis isolate Cc75 chromosome 6, C_canadensis_v1, whole genome shotgun sequence genome, the region TTCTAAAGAGATCTAGATCACTTAATAACACTAATGATCTTAAAACATGACATATTATAGGGAAACCTTTAAATGATAGAGAAGCAATACTGAAAAATGTGAAAACTAAACTGAACACACATGATTTTcattatatgatattttataaaacttgatcCGGCTTGTTATTGAATATGATAGCTTTTTTATGCAGTTGAATTCAGGGGCGGAGCTATGTATGGGGTGAGGGTGGCCATGGCCCACCCCAACACCCATATTAATACACAGTTTAACATAACGTTTATGTGAAGGTTTCTTAGAAAAAATTACAGGGAAGAGAGATATGGTCCTTCAAATTGtgaagaggatgaagaaaaTGGGGTCCTATACAATATTAGTCCCTTGTTGTTATTGAAGTACACAGTTTAGCCCTTACTATGTagtctatttatttatttagtccTTTAAACTTATAAATGTTTACATATTTTGctataaatttatttcaaaccTAATGTTAGTTTTATATGTTTACATATTTTGTCATGTATAAAGTATAGAATACATATGTGACGTCTCagctttatatattttacttctTTAAGTTACATCCCCTATATAAATTACTCTTACttctactttttcttttctataacATAGCATAATAGATGActataacataataaaatgattcaTATGTTtgcttcaatatatatatgtaaaaattttgGTCCGTAAATATTTATCGTTATTAATTTTGGCCACACCTATTTGAGATTTCTAGCTCCGCTACTGGTTGAATTGAACACATgtaaaagaatttttaaatatgtCACTGGACATAAGTGGCTAACAAGTCATATTCAAAGCATCAGGAGCTAAACCTTGTTGGGATGGTTTGTTtgcaaatatttatttttaaagatgtGAATTGAATATTACAAAgcaatataaaacatatatattatgctAGTTGAACCACGTTGAGAtgagttaattttatttttgcttgTAACCACGTTGAATATTAAACCATGTTGGGTTATATTTAAGATATAACTAGTACTTTTATTCGGGCATTGCCCCGGGTGAAAAACAAAACTCTCGTAACAAAAGTTTTacattaagccgaaaaacaaaatttgcgtgacaaaagttaagaaaacaaaagttgtggtcaaaagtaaagaaaataaaattttgataacaaaatttagaaacaaaaagttatgtagtaaaggacataaaaaacacaaagttatgtgagaaaaattagaaaagttAAGAAACCTAATTTTGAAAGCAAATTTTGTGtgatgaaagtttaaaaaacaaaagttatttgGCAAAATGTAAAAGTGGAAAtgtaataaaaaacaattttaggGGTGAAAGTTTAAATagtaaaagttatgtgataaaaataagaaagcaataaacttttgatggaaaaaatttagaaaccaaaagttatgtgaGAAAAAGTAAGTAAAGCAAAACctttaaacttgaaaataaaCTGCGTTAAATACCCTTTTGTAACTACCGTTAGTTATCCAAGCAACACCTTACGGTCATTAAGGCTGTTAATTTTGTTGGTTGTGCAGTAGCAACTTGTACCTCATGCAtagtttaaaatgtaaaagtcatgtggtaaaaataagaaagaaaaaaagttttgatGGGAAAAAcctaaaaactaaaagttatgtgacaaaaagtaactAAGTCAAAACTTTAGtgtcaaatattaaaatatttaaagttcAAAAGAAACTCTGTTAAATACTATTTTGTAACTACCGTTAGTTATTCAAGCAACACTTAATGGTCTTTAAATCTGACTTAACggtcgttaagtccgtcagttTTGTTGGTTGAGCTATTACAAGTTGTACCTCTGCATGAAGGggtgtacttttagctacagtaacaCCGCCTCAGTAGCCAACATTACAATTTAGTTGCTATACATAATTACACAAATAAAAGACCGTATGTTGAAGAATATATAAGATGGTTATATTTAATGCGTAAATCATTGATGCATGTAATAATCTTTTAAACATAACCTTAAACTATGTTTAGCGGTGGCTCAACAGTTTTATGCACTAAGCGATCGTTTTAGGCCCCTAAAAATCTAAAACATCGATGTTTTTGTATACTATAATTAATGTTTGGACTTTGGGCAAAGTATCACTATATAATTTGCATTTCAGTAACATTTTTATTGGTTTTTACATCAACATCCGTatctttttattactagtagttcAATAACATAAGTCAAACTGTcgaactatttttttttccgcTTTTTTTGTTTCCTTTAATTTATATGCTAATGAACTAGACCCCTAAAATTAATCTCGCTTAATACCttcaaaaaccttaagccgTAATTGACtatgtttatcattttccaaCAATTAATATACAACACAAACAGATATGGTTAGTcatatatattacgtagttaATGTTCAAACGGTTCTGAACTTGTCACCAATGCTTCTCGTTTGATAAATTTACagacatattaataaaaaaaagtaataaggTACTTTCTAAGAGTCCGGATAATACGCAGGTGGCCCCATATAGATAtcgtcaaatatatatatatatataattattaaaaaaataataatccaaGCTTTTTAAAGACATCTTTAAAACTAAACTTAAACTAAAAAGTTGTCAGGATTTTACCTACATGGcatctctataatttttttacaatatttatatatctttaatcaaattaaatattaaataaaaaaataacttattactttaaagttaaatacagtaaatattaaaattaaatattaaatacaagaataacttattactttaaagttaaatacagtaaatattaaataaataaatgaaattatataataaaattaacaatGAAAATCctgttaatttaaaataaaaaaaaaaacattgtatGTGTATGAGGAAAAAATGCAATATTGGAAGTTATATCATGAAATCTCAAGATTATAGAGAATTATATGTTTCAAGTTTTAGTAGTTGATATTGTTTACAAATTgcattaatataaaaactatatatttgtttatcgaatttttatgtattattttgaaTGCTAGAAGAACGGGCAACACCCCATGTAATTTTAGCAAAAGTATTTAAGATCAATCTAAACCAACAATTTGAAACTCTTTCTTGACATAgttttattatacattataaatataattgcataACCATAAAATATAATTGCATAACCATAAGTTTATTGAGTATGttgccttttgttgataatattattgatcttttacattttatatggGTAACGAGTGAGAATGATTTGATATgatttgaaactttttgttAACTAGCTTTATCACTATCTGTGATTTGCAAGTGATAGTTGTTTACCAATCCTAGGATGGAgccacaaagaaaaaaaattggaatACAAGTGATTgttgttaatgttttttttttttatcttatgaattttgtataatttagaaacacataaaataaagtaatgaaattggttgttattctaaccacaaaacaaagtctataatataatgataataacaatagttACTTGAGTTTTACAAATGTGTTTTGGATTAATGGAGATAAAATACCTTAGTAGGTTAAGTGACTGTGATATCGATTTTGATGTCAGAAAAGATAAAAGTTGATCAGAATGTTCCAGGaattaatataaacatgtagattaactatataataacgaataaaataacttttttaactagCCGCGCATTGCACGGGGTAaaatacatagtatatatatatataatatatatccaaattcATTGTAGTCAAACAGTTTAACATATCGACAACCTAGCtagtcatatatatatccaattccATTGTACGAGTAGTCACTAGTCAACAGTCAATATTAAGAAATtactaaaattatttattataaaaacatatattctcATTCACTTCTTAACAATAAAAATGAACTTCCATATATAGTGTGTTTGGcctagattttatttttttgcttatGCTTCtgttttgtaaattgtaatcaaTTTGTTGCTTATATTATATAAGCTTATAAGTTTTACTCTAATGTTTGGATTAGCTTATAGCTTTTATTACATAGTTTAAGGCTTTTGTTACAAAAGCTTTGATGGGGGAGGTTTTCAAAATGGATtgagattctctaaagttaaaatgaaattCATAGGTGAAGTTGATGAGTAtggaccattggattaaaatcaatggacaatattaaaaaatcatttttgaatcttaatcttttattttaatccaaatgtcaAGGTCAtcttaactttacctataaagttactataactttagaggatctcaatcctcTCAAAATGGATTGGATTGAGATTTTCTAAAGTTAAATTGAACTTCATAGGTGaagttaaaaaccaaaaaaagctAAAAGTCCTTTAAaaaaagctaggccaaacaccctcATATTATCATTCTTAAAAActgatatttgaatattaatttAGGTACTTTGATAGATCgattttgtttttaagaaaTAAATGAAACTTGATATCTAATAATGATAAAATGAAGCTTAAGAGtttttattaagattttaaataatTGGTATATTTAACATACAGTTATATTTAACATACAGTTTAGGGTGgacttttcatataaaaatatataattttttaaggaCGTTAAATATATTTCCAAAGAactttatttgacatttcttaataataatgacatatCGTTTCCTTAATAATAATGTGACcaaatttagtttaattttatgcaTTCACAAAATAGAATAACGCGTAAACAAACAAAGCTATCATGTTGCTGGTAATCTAttattatactaataataacaacaataggtgggttttgattttgtaaCAAAGTTAGGGAAGCACTTATCATTAAACAAGGCTTAGCCTAACTTACAATAATTATGGGAGTACTTTTCGTAGTGGGATAACATATATTTAGAGCGACCAATATTTTGATAAAGCCTCCCAACTAAATATAGTTAAAATCCAAATCTAGCCTACACACAAAATCGATCTGGtcacttttaatttgtttgttgttTGCCCAAACTTGGTCATATATAATATCAAATCTTATTCCTATTTATCACATTTCATTTCGGGATTTTTAGCTCCCACTAGCAATGGACCGGATAAATTTTTTGGTTATAAATTAGGTGGAAAATTAATAAAGAATAGAAAGAAAATATTCAATGTTgtcttctgcgggttttgagtcTCAGTatttcgacggtgtatgagggagattaagatgtaggcagaccttacctctaccaaaaTAGAGAAGCTGCTtccattttctacctaaatggtaaaaaaaaaaaaaccttccaACCTTTGAATGGGATCAATGATGATTTAAATCATGACCTATGTTTATAGAGGTGTAGACAACTAATAAATGACACTTAATTGGTTACAATTTATAATCCGCTATATCTTTTTGTTTAAATCTTCAAATTCAAGATTGTAAATTACTAACTTATTATTTCTACACTTTGAATTTAATTCATAAtatctttatacatttattcaagggaaatgattaacccttctaacaaaatagcctaataatcctttcTAACCATATAATgttgacatgtggaaaaatcatgaggcaagattaggaaagatagttggtggataccacatgtcacattCCTAATGTTTTAGGAGAaatattaggctatttggttagggggatttattattttcctttaTTCAAAACATTCacaattatatcattttttctATCTAACTAcaaacttattttgttttaattaaatttgaagCAAATAAACGATTCGTAGTACAGAGTAACAtttaaggtcgcgtttggttcacagaatttgatggaattggaattgaattccattccttagtgcgtttggttgcacaaagaagcgggaatctcattccataagaatgtaaacattccatcatttgatggaatctccattccttagggATAGAGGAAGGAATGAAAtccttccatcacttgaattttcaaaatatcaaaaacattccgtcaaattctattccttcaaattccaattcctttgaaagattccattccttcccaaaacattctgtgaaccaaacgctcCCTAAGATGTAGGCTAAAAGCCAAAACATACTTTGCTATTAAATTTTTCGATAAACCAAAACTGACTTTTTACCGGTTATTGTATCCTACTTCAATCACAAATTTAAACGATTTTTGCCGATCCATAACTTAGTACTTAACCATTGTAGATTGGATAGGTCATCAATCAGGTTCATATATAATTCAGCCAGTTTAGCTTGTGATTTCCAACCAGTTCTTAAAACATTGgatttgatatatatgtaatagaGTGAAAAATAATAgcatatatgttgtatgtgCATCTAATGAttaaaacttataaacaaaattcaaatataaaccgtttcaataaaactaaataatttTAATGACACATGTAAATAATGAACTTCACGTGTTTTTCGTGTGCCTAAGATTACACGAACTAACTTATGAAATCTattatttccaaaaaaaaaaaatttaacaaagtTATGGTTGGTTCATGCCTAACCCTCCTTATGTGTGCCAAATTATATGTACTATCATCATGACCTATATATGAGTGAGTATTTGTCATTTTAACGTAAGAACAAACCATATATCGGTCTCCATACTTTTTAAATAGATTTATTTTGACACATCATATCTTATATTACATCATGTAGTACTAAAGATATTTTTCTAaccatatttatatatttttcttcctttttgaGATTTCACAATAATTGGACACATCACAATCAGTGTCCACCATTGCAATAAATTTGAGTtcatctttaattcttctccaCTATTTAACAAAGCATGCTAACTAGTATCAAGTCAAACAAGAATTTctcaataaaacaaaacaagcgTGTCAAAAAATAGATATACAACACTACTATAACTCTATAGCCTTAGcccatatatataatcaatcatCCCAACGTCCACAAATTCTCTTATCCAAAAGAAAACGTACCAAAAACACTAATTATATCAAATACATGGTTATGACTCGATTATCTTCTAGTTTTTCcaccggtggtggtggtggtggaaagATGAAAAATATTGGTAGCTTCACCTTACACGCCTTCACCGGGCGGTGGTTCATGGTATTTGCATGTCTATTAATTATGTCTGTCGCCGGGGCAACGTATATGTTTGCGTTATACTCCGGCGACATAAAGTCTGCCCTTGGATATGACCAAAGTACCCTTAACCTTCTTAGTACTTTCAAAGATTTAGGAGGCAATGTTGGGGTCATTTCCGGCTTAATAAACGAAATTTCACCACCTTGGGTCGTGCTTTTCTTAGGCGCGATTATGAACTTTTCGGGTTATTTCATGATTTGGATGGCTGTTACTAAAAGAATAGCTAAACCGCCTATTTGgcaaatgtgtttgtttatttgtaTAGGTGCAAATTCACAAACTTTTGCTAACACGGGTGCTTTAGTTACTTGTGTTAAAAACTTCCCTGAAAGCCGAGGGGTAGTTTTGGGACTTTTGAAAGGTTTTGTAGGATTAAGTGGTGCAATTATCACTCAATTGTATCCTGGTTTTTATGGACATGATACAAGATCATTGATCTTGTTTATTGGTTGGCTTCCAGCTGCTGTTTCAATTGTTTTCCTTCGAATTGTTAGGTATTTAAAGGTGATTAGACAAGAAAATGAGCTCAAGACATTTTATAACCTTTTGTATATTTCATTAGGATTAGCCGGGTTTCTTATGGTTATTATCATAATCCAAAACAAGCTTCAGTTTCTAGAGGTTGAGTACGCTTTGACCGCGTCTGTAGTCGTGATTTTGCTCTTTGCCCCCCTTGGTATTGTGTTTAGAGAAGAATTTAAGATTTGGAAAAGCAAACAAGATGTGCTTAATAATCATCTTCATACGGTCCATATATCCACGGTCATACCAACAAATGTTGTAGTAAcaacaccaacaccaccaccCGAAAAGGAAGTTTCTTGTTGGAAAACCGTGTTTTCTCACCCCGAAAGAGGGGATGATTACACTATATTACAAGCGATTTTTAGTTTCGACATGTTGATACTATTCATCACCACGACATTCGGGGTTGGGGGTACATTGACAGCCATTGACAACCTTGGTCAAATCGGGCGTTCACTTGGTTACCCGAAAACTAGTATCTCAACTTTTGTGTCACTAGTTAGTATCTGGAATTATTTGGGTCGGGTCACGTCGGGTTTTGTTTCGGAAATTTTATTGGTCAAGTACAAATTTCCACGCCCATTGATGTTAACAATGGTCCTATTTATCTCATGTGTGGGCCATCTATTTATTGCCTTTGGGGTACCCAATGGACTATATGTCTCTTCGGTCATAATGGGTTTTTGTTTTGGAGCTCAATGGCCTCTAATTTTTGCAATAATATCGGAAATCTTCGGATTGAAGTATTATTCAACTTTGTACAATCTAGGAGGTGGGGCAAGCCCACTGGGGGCATACATCCTTAATGTCGTTGTCGCGGGACGACTTTACGACAAAGAGGCCTTAAGACAATTGCGGGCAAAAGGACTCGAAAGGAAAGAAGGGGAGGATTTAAGTTGTACGGGTATAGATTGTTACAAAATGTCATTTCTTATTATAACTTTTGCAACACTTTTCGCGTGTTTTATCTCCTTTATTTTAGTGGTTCGAACAAGAAAGTTTTACCGTAGCGATATTTACAAGAAGTTTAGGGACGCGGCGGAAGCTGAAACCGCCCGTACCGAGATGGTGGTCGCGCCTACGACCACCAAAGAAGCACTACATGAAAGAAAAGCAGGGGAGGAAGATCATATATAGTAGTTAAAATGTAGTTTTCGTAATTAAATttgtagctaatatatatactgTAAAAGGAAAAGTACAACATAGAAACGTAATATATTCTGTTACTTATAGTTTTCCAATGTAATGGGAGGATATTTATGATGTGATATAATATTTTCGAACAAGTATTTGTTATAGGTTTTTAtgacatattttatttatgaaatcaTACAAGATTGACAAAATCATGTTGTATTTATACTTTGACAGGCAAGCCACATGATGCGTACTTTTATCAAGTAGGTGTTAGTTAAACGTAATGAATAGCAAATGTTATTAGAGGATTTAATGTCTTTGTTATTCATTCATTATTGTTTGCTTATTATTGTTTTGATAATAACAAACATTATTATAATTGACATTATTCACTCATCATGACACCATTCATCGAGTAAAATGAGAGTTCATTTTGAATATGACAGACCATaatgttaaattttatattattagctaattaacccgggttcaactcGGACATATTAATGATAGTTTTCTAAAAGCGTATGACATCCTGCCGAAGTTGCGACGAAATGGATTGAGTCTATTCTGAAATATCTATGTGATTATTTACtacaacattttttagttttgataaacaaatGCATATAGCTACCTTTAAGCTTTtgtgtatcaaatatatttgatgtaattaaacaacaaacattaatatatctgatgataaattttttaacttaaacttCTTAAATCaagctatttattttttatatataaaatacatagcatgtaaaaaaaacaatatgtagtttttttttttaaacttcaaaatattctttttacttggaaataaatagaaaaatgtctatatttattaaagtttcatcaagacttaaatgtaaattataaagttatatcaaaaattaataaaataattaagatagTGTTATGatggattaattttttaaaaaactaaaatgttactaaaattataattttaaatatgatgtcataatttctaaaaacattTGTAAGAAAGATTGTGAGTTTGACGTATAGaaaattttcttcaaaaattttctagaaacaattctcttttatttagaTAAGAGATAAGAGAAGAGAtcgattgaaaaaaaaagactcATCCTATCCCTTTCTCCCATTAACTCAATTGAATAGATCTTCCAAAAAATGCACGAGATACCAAGGTATCAACCGTGTTCTCGGGATACATCTTAGAAAATAATGAGAACGAACCCGTTGGCTAAGGCCTAAAGACTTCCCCAATGCCAATTTATAATGTGTTTTCTTAAGTggtttttcaatgttttttaaACGAATTTTGAGATATTTCTTGGGGTGTTCGCAAAGAAATGGGCAAAAGATGGGTGGAGTTGGGCTAGGTGGGGacatgggatgggttcgtagtCTTCGTACAAAACTAAAACATCCTGTCATCCTGACAACCATTAATATGATTTTGGATCTTGTGGAACATCATCAAATTGGATTGGTTTCGTCGGAGTAGGTTATTAAAATCCCTGGTCTAACGGtgtaagttttaaaaatcggatTCATTGTTCATTTGTTCTGGTTACATTTTTAGCAATaaacaaattgtcaaaaatGGATCGGACTAATCTATATGTTTATGTgtaacatatttaatttatatatatattaaagttactagagatatttatatttaacatatatatatatatatatgtttgtagcATGtgaaatatacgagtataatataatgaaaagtCTTTTGTTTGTTGGCTAAAGCAtgtgttttctatttttgtgataaaaaaaaagaaaaatctatatgaaaatatacataaaattatatatagctCATACGGGGTGGGTCGATGGATATCCAATTGTAGAACCGGGGCTAGGGTTTCCCCCATTACCCTTTAAATTTATATGgagataaaaggaaaaaaaactcgAAACCATCAAACTGGCCAAACCAAAATGacttacatggtttggtttggttcaATTAAAAAATACACTTGGTCTAGTTTGAATTGATATATGTTGTACTAAAAATGTCGGTTTGGTTTAAAATCTAATCAAATTCAGATAAATCGGACTATGAACACCGCTAGTTTTGTTACTATGATAAGATCAATACTTAGATTTGGTATATCATCAAGGGTACCAAACTACATTATTACTATGCCaaaatttcaactttagttGATACTTAATAATAGCAATAATTGTGATATTGAAAGGTTGATTAAGACACTATTATCATTCGTTAAATCATAACAGATTCAAAGGGGGTTAATTTCTAAACTATCcagttttttattaatttattatcttgcaatcaaagaaacatggttggatcagtggtaaatacTCTTGCCTCTAGAAACAGAGATCATGGgatcgatcctcatcccatgcaaaggttggagggtcttttctaccatttaggtaaatactagaagcagcctctctacttaggtaggggtaaggtctgtctacattttaacctccctcatacaccgtcaaggtattggggctcaaaacccgcgaaagGCTACTTTTTATTATCTTGCAATCACCACGTGAGTTGTTCaggttatattttctttttcatttttgaattatATTGATTCAAAGTTTGATATTTACATTATGATACCAAGGAATGGAAACATGACTATAAATCTATCATAATCCAATGGGAGTACATTTGAATTTTGTTCCTGTTCGCTTATTTATGCTTTATTGAAAAACTAATACGAACAACTTACATGAAAATACTTTTCTCAGTTTATGAAGTGTttgtttgaatatttttaaTCGAACAAATTGTACATCAAACAAATTAACTTTTGTTTGCTAAGAAAATAACTATTTCCGTGCTCGTCAATTTAAACaagtaaaagaataaaagagAACAAATATAAACAAACCAACACACATGATATATTTAAGAAATATATACCATATGTTTGAAGTTGTATAAATAGTTAATTAACCCATTAATTAACAATCTATAAAGTTCTAACAGCACTTAATGACTTACACTTTTTGACCAACACTTTGACCAACATTGACCAACATGACaaacatttttgaaatttaCCCTTTACACTTTTTgaaatttacaattaaacacaATTGACATAAACCCCTtacattttttgaaatttacaatttaacaccattttagTTCTAACAGCACTTAACGACTTCATTTAAGAACCACCGTTAACTTGTACCAAATTTGCCAAAGGTTTCCAAaatagggaccaaaaatgcaataaaaCCTGAAAAGGGACTGAACTTGCCAAAAtatacaaaccacagggaccaaaaatgccaTTAACTCTAAATTAAATTGTTCACAGACAATTTTTTCCCTCAGCCTGGGGCTAGAGGTGCAAGAAACGGTTAACCGATTTtggttaataattttaataaccggtttcggttattttttgaaacagtaaTAACTGATTACAGTTAACTttgtaccggttaataaccggtttttagattttaaatCTGGAACCTATCTAACCGA harbors:
- the LOC122605329 gene encoding uncharacterized protein LOC122605329 — encoded protein: MVMTRLSSSFSTGGGGGGKMKNIGSFTLHAFTGRWFMVFACLLIMSVAGATYMFALYSGDIKSALGYDQSTLNLLSTFKDLGGNVGVISGLINEISPPWVVLFLGAIMNFSGYFMIWMAVTKRIAKPPIWQMCLFICIGANSQTFANTGALVTCVKNFPESRGVVLGLLKGFVGLSGAIITQLYPGFYGHDTRSLILFIGWLPAAVSIVFLRIVRYLKVIRQENELKTFYNLLYISLGLAGFLMVIIIIQNKLQFLEVEYALTASVVVILLFAPLGIVFREEFKIWKSKQDVLNNHLHTVHISTVIPTNVVVTTPTPPPEKEVSCWKTVFSHPERGDDYTILQAIFSFDMLILFITTTFGVGGTLTAIDNLGQIGRSLGYPKTSISTFVSLVSIWNYLGRVTSGFVSEILLVKYKFPRPLMLTMVLFISCVGHLFIAFGVPNGLYVSSVIMGFCFGAQWPLIFAIISEIFGLKYYSTLYNLGGGASPLGAYILNVVVAGRLYDKEALRQLRAKGLERKEGEDLSCTGIDCYKMSFLIITFATLFACFISFILVVRTRKFYRSDIYKKFRDAAEAETARTEMVVAPTTTKEALHERKAGEEDHI